From Trichomycterus rosablanca isolate fTriRos1 chromosome 18, fTriRos1.hap1, whole genome shotgun sequence, the proteins below share one genomic window:
- the ets2 gene encoding protein C-ets-2 isoform X2, with product MDQVTPLSSGYRCLKRQAALELFDDPMSLFSGYYPTLEVEQAAQEVPSGLECTPQDLGLCSVPLLTPCSKAVMSQALKDSFNGFSKVQRVCGISNNPRKWSKQHVQQWLHWVSSEFSLTTVNFFRFDMSGQELCDLGKDGFLDLAPDFVGDILWEHLDQMMRECQERSEAKMLSQNTPAETKMSNGPAGFSLDDTQCVLQASDRTSSLLRELFEASDSPTQLISEPDYSMFPKPQLSTVNVSYISQEFPTSKAAPRLNTHFSSHEQTSLESVDSVDGSERTLRSWGSQSSLADAQRVPSYDSFDDEYSGVPVSLGKQGLSFKDYIQERNEPLEQGKPVIPAAVLAGFTGSGPIQLWQFLLELLTDTTCQSIISWTGDGWEFKLTDPDEVARRWGRRKNKPKMNYEKLSRGLRYYYDKNIIHKTAGKRYVYRFVCDLQNLLGYTAEELHGMLGVQPDTED from the exons ATGGACCAAGTGACCCCACTGTCATCAGGCTATCGCTGTCTTAAG AGACAGGCAGCTCTGGAGCTGTTCGACGACCCCATGTCTCTGTTCTCCGGGTATTACCCAACGCTGGAGGTAGAGCAGGCGGCTCAGGAAGTCCCGTCGGGTCTGGAGTGCACTCCACAAG ACCTGGGACTATGCTCCGTGCCTCTGCTAACCCCCTGCAGTAAAGCTGTGATGAGCCAGGCTTTAAAGGACAGTTTCAATGGCTTCTCCAAAGTGCAGCGTGTCTGTGGCATCTCCAATA aTCCAAGGAAATGGAGCAAGCAGCACGTCCAGCAGTGGCTGCACTGGGTCTCCAGCGAGTTCAGCCTGACCACTGTGAACTTCTTTAGGTTCGATATGAGCGGCCAGGAACTGTGCGACCTGGGAAAGGATGGCTTTTTAGATTTAGCCCCGGATTTTGTGGGTGATATTCTTTGGGAGCATCTGGATCAGATGATGAGAG AATGTCAGGAGAGGAGTGAGGCCAAAATGCTCTCCCAGAATACTCCCGCTGAAACAAAGATGAGCAACGGCCCTGCTG GTTTCAGTCTGGATGACACACAATGTGTGCTGCAGGCATCAGACAGGACTAGCAGCCTTCTGAGGGAACTCTTTGAGGCTTCAGATAGTCCCACTCAGCTGATTTCTGAGCCCGACTACTCTATGTTCCCTAAACCTCAGCTGAGCACAGTGAACGTCAGCTACATCAGCCAGGAGTTCCCCACCAGCAAAGCGGCACCACGCCTTAACACGCACT TTTCCTCCCACGAGCAGACGTCTCTGGAAAGCGTGGACAGTGTGGACGGTTCAGAGCGGACCCTGCGCTCCTGGGGTAGTCAGTCGTCCCTGGCCGATGCCCAGCGCGTGCCATCGTACGACAGCTTCGATGACGAGTACAGCGGAGTGCCGGTGAGCCTGGGCAAGCAGGGGTTGTCCTTCAAAGACTACATACAGGAGAGAAATGAGCCACTGGAGCAGGGTAAACCGGTCATCCCTGCCGCCGTGCTGGCTGGATTCACCG GAAGTGGTCCTATCCAGCTGTGGCAGTTTTTGCTGGAGCTTCTGACCGACACGACCTGCCAAAGCATCATTAGCTGGACGGGAGATGGCTGGGAGTTTAAACTTACCGACCCTGACGAG GTGGCTCGGCGTTGGGGTCGACGCAAGAACAAGCCCAAGATGAACTACGAGAAGCTAAGCCGTGGCCTACGCTACTATTACGACAAGAACATCATCCACAAAACAGCTGGCAAACGCTACGTCTACCGCTTTGTCTGTGATCTGCAGAACCTGCTGGGCTACACTGCCGAGGAGCTGCACGGCATGCTGGGAGTGCAGCCCGATACCGAGGACTGA
- the ets2 gene encoding protein C-ets-2 isoform X1 gives MCGFSMDQVTPLSSGYRCLKRQAALELFDDPMSLFSGYYPTLEVEQAAQEVPSGLECTPQDLGLCSVPLLTPCSKAVMSQALKDSFNGFSKVQRVCGISNNPRKWSKQHVQQWLHWVSSEFSLTTVNFFRFDMSGQELCDLGKDGFLDLAPDFVGDILWEHLDQMMRECQERSEAKMLSQNTPAETKMSNGPAGFSLDDTQCVLQASDRTSSLLRELFEASDSPTQLISEPDYSMFPKPQLSTVNVSYISQEFPTSKAAPRLNTHFSSHEQTSLESVDSVDGSERTLRSWGSQSSLADAQRVPSYDSFDDEYSGVPVSLGKQGLSFKDYIQERNEPLEQGKPVIPAAVLAGFTGSGPIQLWQFLLELLTDTTCQSIISWTGDGWEFKLTDPDEVARRWGRRKNKPKMNYEKLSRGLRYYYDKNIIHKTAGKRYVYRFVCDLQNLLGYTAEELHGMLGVQPDTED, from the exons ATGTGTGGTTTCAGCATGGACCAAGTGACCCCACTGTCATCAGGCTATCGCTGTCTTAAG AGACAGGCAGCTCTGGAGCTGTTCGACGACCCCATGTCTCTGTTCTCCGGGTATTACCCAACGCTGGAGGTAGAGCAGGCGGCTCAGGAAGTCCCGTCGGGTCTGGAGTGCACTCCACAAG ACCTGGGACTATGCTCCGTGCCTCTGCTAACCCCCTGCAGTAAAGCTGTGATGAGCCAGGCTTTAAAGGACAGTTTCAATGGCTTCTCCAAAGTGCAGCGTGTCTGTGGCATCTCCAATA aTCCAAGGAAATGGAGCAAGCAGCACGTCCAGCAGTGGCTGCACTGGGTCTCCAGCGAGTTCAGCCTGACCACTGTGAACTTCTTTAGGTTCGATATGAGCGGCCAGGAACTGTGCGACCTGGGAAAGGATGGCTTTTTAGATTTAGCCCCGGATTTTGTGGGTGATATTCTTTGGGAGCATCTGGATCAGATGATGAGAG AATGTCAGGAGAGGAGTGAGGCCAAAATGCTCTCCCAGAATACTCCCGCTGAAACAAAGATGAGCAACGGCCCTGCTG GTTTCAGTCTGGATGACACACAATGTGTGCTGCAGGCATCAGACAGGACTAGCAGCCTTCTGAGGGAACTCTTTGAGGCTTCAGATAGTCCCACTCAGCTGATTTCTGAGCCCGACTACTCTATGTTCCCTAAACCTCAGCTGAGCACAGTGAACGTCAGCTACATCAGCCAGGAGTTCCCCACCAGCAAAGCGGCACCACGCCTTAACACGCACT TTTCCTCCCACGAGCAGACGTCTCTGGAAAGCGTGGACAGTGTGGACGGTTCAGAGCGGACCCTGCGCTCCTGGGGTAGTCAGTCGTCCCTGGCCGATGCCCAGCGCGTGCCATCGTACGACAGCTTCGATGACGAGTACAGCGGAGTGCCGGTGAGCCTGGGCAAGCAGGGGTTGTCCTTCAAAGACTACATACAGGAGAGAAATGAGCCACTGGAGCAGGGTAAACCGGTCATCCCTGCCGCCGTGCTGGCTGGATTCACCG GAAGTGGTCCTATCCAGCTGTGGCAGTTTTTGCTGGAGCTTCTGACCGACACGACCTGCCAAAGCATCATTAGCTGGACGGGAGATGGCTGGGAGTTTAAACTTACCGACCCTGACGAG GTGGCTCGGCGTTGGGGTCGACGCAAGAACAAGCCCAAGATGAACTACGAGAAGCTAAGCCGTGGCCTACGCTACTATTACGACAAGAACATCATCCACAAAACAGCTGGCAAACGCTACGTCTACCGCTTTGTCTGTGATCTGCAGAACCTGCTGGGCTACACTGCCGAGGAGCTGCACGGCATGCTGGGAGTGCAGCCCGATACCGAGGACTGA